A section of the Hemitrygon akajei chromosome 8, sHemAka1.3, whole genome shotgun sequence genome encodes:
- the ift57 gene encoding intraflagellar transport protein 57 homolog isoform X2 — MAEDGRRGDEGERGPGALYQMFVTMEDLLDKLKLMNYEENLIRKNNVKALSRHYFALPTNPGEQFYMFTSIAAWLLNQAGRLFEQPQEYDDPNATITNILTELRALGGSVDFPPSKLKQGYGEQVCYVLDRLAEEALKYTGFNWKRPVYPAEEMEEEALIEDDAELTLSKLEDEMIEEAEDYEEGEPFLDLEVLKAQGQKMEGIECSKPEEILESTTDTAEWNLEVERVLPQLKVTIRTDNKDWRVHVDQMHQHKEGIETSLKETKSYLDKLQDEISRTLEKVSSREKYINNQLENLIQDFRATQAQLSEAKDRYQQGSGGVTERTKLLSEISEELEKVKQDMEEKGSSMTDGEKDSSC, encoded by the exons ATGGCCGAGGACGGCCGGCGAGGTGATGAAGGGGAGCGGGGCCCTGGTGCCCTGTACCAGATGTTTGTTACCATGGAGGATCTGCTGGACAAACTGAAGCTGATGAACTACGAGGAGAATCTGATCCGAAAGAACAACGTGAAGGCTCTGTCCAG ACACTACTTTGCTCTCCCTACAAATCCTGGTGAACAATTCTACATGTTTACGTCTATCGCAGCTTGGCTGCTAAACCAGGCAGGACGCTTATTTGAGCAGCCACAAGAATATGATGATCCCAATGCAACAATAACTAATATTCTGACAGAACTCCGTGCGTTG GGTGGCTCAGTGGATTTTCCTCCTTCCAAACTAAAGCAAGGTTATGGGGAGCAGGTCTGTTATGTCCTGGATCGTTTGGCTGAAGAAGCCCTAAAATATACTGGTTTTAATTGGAAGAG GCCTGTATATCCAGCAGAAGAGATGGAAGAAGAAGCATTAATAGAAGATGATGCCGAATTAACATTAAGCAAACTTGAAGATGAAATGATC GAGGAAGCAGAAGATTATGAAGaaggggagccttttctggaTCTGGAGGTTTTGAAAGCTCAAGGACAGAAAATG GAGGGAATAGAGTGCTCAAAGCCAGAAGAGATCTTGGAATCAACAACAGATACTGCTGAGTGGAATCTAGAGGTAGAACGAGTTCTGCCACAACTTAAGGTTACCATCAGGACTGACAACAAG GACTGGAGAGTTCATGTTGACCAAATGCACCAGCATAAAGAGGGAATTGAGACATCTCTTAAAGAGACAAAG AGCTACTTGGATAAGCTTCAGGATGAGATTAGTCGAACTCTGGAGAAAGTCAGCAGCAGAGAGAAATATATCAACAACCAGTTGGAGAATTTGATTCAAGATTTTCGAGCTACTCAGGCTCAACTAAGTGAG GCCAAAGACCGATATCAACAAGGAAGTGGAGGAGTAACAGAACGGACCAAACTTCTGTCTGAG ATAAGTGAAGAATTGGAAAAAGTGAAACAAGATATGGAAGAAAAGGGAAGTAGTATGACTGATGGAG